In one window of Chryseobacterium sp. JV274 DNA:
- a CDS encoding GreA/GreB family elongation factor, which translates to MSNHIIVTTGIYDAIKDTLRRKKVSIGEEKRLTEELRNAKQVLRRDLPADIVTVERKVTLKDHTLDFEHEYIFVPSTKAKLKKNKHSILSDIALAVVGYKVGDVINWPFRDGERKIEILKVEAWEG; encoded by the coding sequence ATGTCCAATCATATTATTGTAACCACCGGAATTTATGATGCTATAAAAGATACACTCAGAAGGAAAAAAGTGAGCATCGGAGAAGAAAAAAGACTTACAGAAGAACTTAGAAATGCAAAACAGGTATTGAGAAGAGATCTGCCTGCTGATATCGTAACCGTTGAAAGGAAGGTGACTTTGAAAGACCATACCTTAGATTTTGAACACGAATATATTTTTGTGCCGTCTACCAAAGCAAAGCTTAAAAAGAATAAACATTCCATACTATCGGATATTGCCCTTGCAGTAGTGGGATATAAAGTAGGAGATGTTATCAACTGGCCTTTCAGAGACGGAGAAAGAAAAATTGAGATCCTGAAAGTGGAAGCCTGGGAAGGATAA
- the arfB gene encoding alternative ribosome rescue aminoacyl-tRNA hydrolase ArfB: MKNFSKELSFRTSRSSGAGGQNVNKVETAVTVLWKVDSSEFFNDDEKILIQDKLKNKINAEGFLFLTVSESRTQLMNKNKAIEKMIEIVNKALIIPKKRTATKPSRAQKQKRLDGKKKLSDKKENRRFKF; this comes from the coding sequence ATGAAAAACTTTTCAAAAGAACTCAGCTTCAGAACTTCCCGCAGCAGCGGGGCCGGAGGGCAGAATGTCAACAAAGTAGAGACTGCTGTTACCGTACTTTGGAAAGTAGATTCATCTGAGTTTTTCAATGATGATGAAAAAATATTGATTCAGGATAAATTGAAAAACAAAATCAATGCAGAAGGCTTTTTATTCCTTACCGTTTCTGAAAGCAGAACTCAGCTGATGAATAAAAATAAAGCCATTGAAAAAATGATTGAAATTGTAAATAAAGCTCTTATCATTCCGAAGAAAAGAACAGCAACAAAACCTTCAAGAGCTCAGAAACAAAAAAGACTTGATGGTAAGAAAAAGCTTTCCGATAAAAAAGAGAACAGGCGCTTCAAATTTTAG
- a CDS encoding AMP-binding protein: protein MLIDFNNLNINKLSFHTEFEKKVKIFLKEWFSEKSGVNVQTSGSTGVPKIFEIEKKKMINSAVMTCDFLGLKKRDTALLCLPVEYISGKMMIVRSIERGLKLRIAGPSLKPVENLNEEIDFCAMTPLQVENSLEKLHLIKNLIIGGAAVSESLKNKILQMNLSSSTRIFETYGMSETLSHIGLKQLMPEQEDYFTVFENVSISLDARECLKIYAPNLNAEELQTNDLVDIRNGKQFKFLGRIDNVINSGGAKIFPETLEALIKKEIPNEAVFIGLPDESLGQKLILIIEGNESDEVIKKISEIPFEKNFHKPKEIIFINEIPRTPNGKVNRLELYKSLNVNL from the coding sequence ATGCTGATAGACTTCAATAATCTCAATATTAATAAATTATCATTCCATACGGAGTTTGAAAAAAAAGTGAAAATTTTTCTGAAAGAATGGTTTTCAGAAAAAAGTGGAGTAAATGTCCAGACTTCAGGCTCTACAGGAGTGCCAAAAATCTTTGAAATCGAAAAAAAGAAAATGATCAATTCAGCGGTGATGACATGTGACTTTTTGGGATTAAAAAAAAGAGATACTGCATTACTCTGCCTGCCTGTAGAATATATCTCGGGAAAAATGATGATTGTGCGATCTATAGAAAGAGGATTGAAGTTAAGAATTGCCGGACCTTCCCTAAAACCTGTTGAAAACTTGAATGAAGAAATAGATTTTTGTGCGATGACTCCGCTTCAGGTAGAAAATTCACTGGAGAAACTTCATCTGATTAAAAATCTGATCATTGGTGGTGCCGCCGTTTCAGAAAGTCTGAAAAATAAAATTCTACAGATGAACCTTAGTTCTTCAACCCGTATTTTTGAAACCTATGGAATGTCTGAAACCCTTTCCCATATTGGTTTAAAACAACTGATGCCGGAACAGGAAGACTATTTCACGGTTTTTGAAAATGTATCCATCTCTTTAGATGCAAGGGAATGTCTGAAAATCTATGCACCGAATTTAAATGCTGAAGAATTGCAAACTAATGATTTAGTTGATATTAGGAATGGAAAACAATTTAAATTTCTAGGAAGAATTGATAACGTGATCAACTCAGGAGGAGCAAAAATTTTTCCGGAAACTCTTGAAGCTTTGATAAAAAAAGAAATTCCGAATGAAGCTGTATTTATTGGCTTGCCGGATGAAAGTTTGGGTCAGAAATTGATATTGATTATAGAAGGGAATGAATCAGATGAGGTGATAAAGAAAATTTCAGAAATACCGTTTGAAAAGAATTTCCACAAACCAAAAGAAATTATTTTTATCAATGAAATTCCGCGCACACCCAACGGGAAAGTAAACAGATTAGAACTATATAAAAGTTTAAATGTAAATTTATAG
- a CDS encoding HdeD family acid-resistance protein, whose protein sequence is MANLFQTLTNTVKHWYIPLIFGILFLICGFYVFSVPLATYVTLSIFFSVSFLFSGITEIFFSLQNSKSLQGWGWFLVSGLLTTAIGVYLIANPQISMTVLPFVIGFTLLFRSFQLLGFAFDLKSMRIMSWGNVALASVGGIIFSLLLIFNPVFTGFSLVTLTGVSFIFMGIASIMLALDLRKVKKIPGKISQELRDRIKSIQEEIDDLKK, encoded by the coding sequence ATGGCTAATTTATTTCAAACTCTTACCAACACTGTAAAACATTGGTATATTCCATTAATCTTCGGAATTCTTTTCCTGATCTGTGGTTTTTATGTATTCAGTGTACCGCTTGCAACCTATGTTACACTTTCTATTTTCTTTAGTGTTTCATTCTTATTTTCAGGAATTACTGAAATATTCTTTTCCTTACAGAACAGTAAGTCCTTACAGGGCTGGGGCTGGTTTCTGGTAAGTGGATTATTAACGACAGCAATAGGAGTTTATCTTATCGCAAATCCTCAGATTTCAATGACAGTACTTCCGTTTGTCATAGGATTTACTTTACTGTTTCGCTCCTTTCAGTTGTTGGGCTTTGCTTTCGACCTGAAAAGTATGAGAATAATGAGTTGGGGAAATGTAGCCCTTGCAAGCGTCGGAGGAATTATCTTTTCCCTGTTGCTGATATTTAATCCTGTGTTTACAGGATTTTCATTAGTTACCCTTACAGGTGTTTCTTTTATTTTTATGGGAATAGCCTCCATTATGCTGGCTCTGGATTTAAGAAAAGTCAAAAAGATTCCAGGGAAAATAAGCCAGGAATTAAGAGACAGAATCAAATCTATACAGGAAGAGATTGATGATCTTAAAAAATAA
- a CDS encoding amino acid permease: MSNENKTGEKETLVRGLTNRHIQLIALGGAIGTGLFLGIGPAAVLAGPSVILGYALAGIIAFFIMRQLGEMVVQEPVSGSFSHFAYKYWGNFPGFASGWNYWILYILVSMAELTAIGHYIHFWWPEIPLWVSSLFFFIVINALNLASVKVYGETEFWFSIIKVVAIIAMIIFGVYLLISGTGGEKATITNLWNDGGFFPKGLFNKTENGYSGLFAAMAMIMFSFGGLELIGITAAEAKNPEKTIPQATNQVIYRILIFYVGALVILFSLSPWRDITEGSSPFVMVFQNLNGLEFSIFGKVIQFNTLIANVLNLIVLTAALSVYNSSVYSNSRMLFGLAQQGNAPKFLKKLNKNSVPINAILISSCFAGICIIINKLVPEKAFEYLMALVVSTLIINWLMICYTHLKFKKSINASGILSKFPSIFYPISNYICIAFLVLILGLMSITGMEIQVILIPVWIGFLFVMYKLYKPK, from the coding sequence ATGAGCAACGAAAATAAAACAGGAGAAAAGGAGACTTTAGTTAGAGGATTAACAAATCGACATATACAATTAATTGCCCTTGGAGGTGCCATAGGAACCGGGCTGTTTCTGGGAATCGGGCCGGCTGCAGTACTGGCAGGACCTTCAGTAATTTTAGGCTATGCTTTAGCCGGAATTATTGCCTTTTTTATTATGCGTCAGCTTGGTGAAATGGTTGTTCAGGAACCCGTATCAGGAAGTTTTAGCCACTTTGCCTACAAATATTGGGGAAATTTCCCAGGATTTGCTTCCGGATGGAACTATTGGATTCTCTATATCCTGGTAAGTATGGCCGAGCTAACGGCAATAGGGCATTATATTCACTTTTGGTGGCCGGAAATACCGCTCTGGGTTTCCAGTTTATTCTTTTTTATTGTGATCAATGCGCTTAATCTCGCTTCCGTAAAGGTGTACGGAGAAACAGAGTTTTGGTTTTCCATCATCAAAGTCGTAGCTATTATTGCCATGATTATCTTCGGAGTATACCTTTTGATAAGCGGTACAGGAGGAGAAAAAGCAACCATCACCAATTTATGGAACGATGGCGGATTCTTTCCGAAAGGATTATTTAATAAAACAGAAAACGGGTATTCAGGATTATTTGCTGCAATGGCCATGATCATGTTCTCTTTCGGTGGATTGGAACTTATCGGAATTACTGCGGCAGAAGCTAAAAATCCAGAGAAAACCATTCCACAGGCTACCAACCAGGTAATCTATAGAATCCTTATTTTTTATGTAGGAGCTTTGGTGATTTTATTTTCATTAAGTCCCTGGAGAGATATTACAGAAGGATCCAGCCCGTTTGTGATGGTGTTTCAAAATCTAAATGGTCTTGAATTCAGTATTTTTGGTAAGGTAATTCAGTTCAATACATTGATTGCAAATGTTCTTAATCTGATTGTTTTAACAGCGGCTTTATCAGTATATAACAGTAGTGTTTACAGTAACAGCAGAATGCTTTTCGGACTGGCTCAGCAGGGAAATGCTCCGAAATTCCTGAAAAAACTGAATAAAAACTCTGTTCCTATCAACGCTATTCTTATTTCATCATGCTTTGCCGGGATATGTATTATCATTAATAAACTAGTGCCGGAAAAAGCTTTTGAATACTTAATGGCTTTAGTAGTATCTACTTTGATCATCAACTGGCTGATGATATGCTACACCCATTTAAAATTTAAAAAATCAATAAATGCATCAGGAATTCTTTCAAAATTCCCATCTATATTTTATCCAATATCCAATTATATCTGTATTGCCTTTTTGGTTCTTATATTAGGATTGATGAGTATTACAGGAATGGAAATTCAGGTTATTCTGATCCCGGTATGGATTGGCTTTTTGTTTGTTATGTACAAATTGTACAAACCGAAGTAA
- a CDS encoding response regulator transcription factor, translated as MTKKILIADDHHVVRIGTAIILEKNFNYFEIDFAETYGEAKQKIESEKYDLIILDIEFPDSILKSMVKEIKNISEESLILIFTSYKENIALQYIEEGANGFMNKQSDPEHFVKAVEAVFKDGYYYTPEIMNEMLKGNEKKKAVESLSERELQVFNLLAKGNGNLEIANALNIEESTVGTYKRRIYQKLKITNLIELFEIYKQIH; from the coding sequence ATGACAAAAAAAATACTCATTGCAGATGACCATCATGTGGTAAGAATCGGGACAGCTATTATCTTGGAGAAAAATTTTAATTATTTTGAGATTGATTTTGCCGAAACCTATGGAGAAGCAAAACAGAAAATTGAATCTGAAAAATATGACCTCATTATTCTTGATATTGAATTTCCAGATAGTATTCTCAAATCTATGGTCAAAGAGATAAAAAATATTTCTGAAGAAAGTCTTATCTTAATATTTACTTCCTACAAAGAAAACATTGCCTTGCAATACATTGAAGAAGGAGCGAACGGGTTCATGAATAAGCAGAGTGATCCGGAGCATTTTGTGAAAGCTGTTGAGGCTGTTTTTAAAGATGGATATTATTATACACCGGAGATTATGAATGAAATGCTGAAAGGGAATGAAAAGAAAAAAGCAGTAGAGAGTTTATCAGAAAGAGAACTGCAGGTTTTTAATCTTTTAGCTAAAGGAAACGGAAATCTTGAAATTGCGAATGCCCTTAATATTGAAGAATCTACTGTAGGAACCTACAAAAGAAGAATCTATCAGAAACTGAAGATTACCAATCTGATTGAATTGTTTGAGATTTATAAACAAATACATTAA
- a CDS encoding helix-turn-helix domain-containing protein encodes MKVCGQNIRKIRRSKDFTQEYMAFEMGISQKAYSDIENSKVKINLEILNKISTILDIKPSDICSISHKCGIDAYEDKYQDLLEYMKKNNISIPEEFL; translated from the coding sequence ATGAAAGTATGTGGACAAAATATCAGGAAAATACGGAGGAGTAAAGACTTTACGCAGGAATACATGGCTTTTGAAATGGGGATTTCCCAGAAGGCTTATTCCGATATTGAGAATTCCAAGGTAAAGATCAACCTGGAGATACTGAATAAAATATCAACTATTTTAGACATCAAGCCATCTGATATCTGCAGCATTTCGCATAAATGTGGAATAGATGCGTATGAAGATAAATATCAGGATCTTTTGGAATACATGAAAAAAAATAATATTTCTATTCCGGAAGAGTTTTTATAA
- the ccoN gene encoding cytochrome-c oxidase, cbb3-type subunit I — METQKFNYDNNIVRAFLYATIAFGLVGFLLGLTAALMLFYPELPEFLFGTDDTTIKSLASGNIQGLINTQGAMGFGRIRMLHTSAVIFAFVCNSFFCGAYYSMQRLLKTRMYSDTLSWIHFWSWQLMIVSVVITFLMGINTSKEYAEHEWPIDILIAFSWIVFGINMFGTIAKRRVRHLYVAIWFYLATWIAVAMLHIFNNLEVPLSFTSWKSYSVYAGVKDALVQWWYGHNAVAFVLTTPVLGLMYYFMPKAAQRPVFSYKLSIIHFWSLIFVYLWAGPHHLQYTALPAWAQAVGTGFSIMLIAPSWGGMLNGLLTLRGAWDKVRENPILKFFVVAITCYGMATFEGPLLATKSLNKIGHYTDWVIGHVHLGALGWNGFMAFGVVYYLVPIMWRTSLWSKKLANWHFWLGTLGIIFYAVPMYISGFTQGLMWKQFNPDGTLLWKNWLDTVTAIIPYFKMRFLGGILYLSGAILMVINVIKTVKAGSFQKEVPAEAPALANIGTSRKEGEGVHLWLERTPTLLSILAFITIAIGGLVEIVPTLSLKQSVPTITAVKPYTPLELEGRDLYIREGCNSCHSQMIRPFRDEVVRFEGKNGQYSKAGEFIYDRPFLWGSKRTGPDLHREGGRNPDSWHFKHMYNPRITSAGSIMPRFPWLITNKLDRDQMVDKMKLMKNAFDVPYTKAQIDSANQWADNQSKAIVQRIYSEATDVKDQMIKEKTAKGTAYVPLEQREIVAMIAYLQRLGTDIKTTQVQTASVE; from the coding sequence ATGGAGACGCAAAAATTTAATTATGACAATAATATTGTCAGAGCATTCCTCTATGCGACTATCGCATTCGGACTTGTCGGATTTCTGCTGGGGCTTACAGCTGCATTGATGCTTTTTTATCCTGAATTACCTGAATTTTTATTCGGTACGGATGATACAACTATTAAAAGCTTGGCTTCAGGCAATATTCAGGGGCTGATTAATACTCAGGGAGCAATGGGCTTCGGAAGAATCAGAATGCTTCATACAAGTGCTGTAATTTTTGCTTTCGTGTGTAACTCCTTTTTCTGTGGTGCTTACTACAGTATGCAAAGGCTTCTTAAAACCAGAATGTATAGTGATACACTTTCATGGATTCACTTCTGGTCATGGCAGTTGATGATTGTGAGTGTAGTGATTACTTTCCTTATGGGAATCAATACTTCTAAAGAATATGCTGAACATGAATGGCCTATTGACATTTTAATTGCATTCTCATGGATCGTTTTTGGGATCAATATGTTCGGAACTATTGCCAAGAGAAGAGTGAGACATTTGTATGTAGCCATCTGGTTCTATCTGGCAACCTGGATTGCCGTAGCAATGCTCCATATCTTCAATAATCTGGAAGTTCCGCTATCTTTCACAAGCTGGAAATCTTATTCTGTATATGCAGGTGTAAAAGATGCATTAGTACAATGGTGGTATGGGCACAATGCAGTAGCATTTGTATTAACTACCCCTGTATTAGGTCTGATGTATTACTTTATGCCAAAAGCAGCACAACGACCGGTATTCTCATACAAACTATCCATTATTCACTTCTGGTCGCTGATCTTTGTATACCTTTGGGCCGGGCCTCACCACCTGCAATATACAGCTTTACCTGCCTGGGCTCAGGCTGTAGGAACAGGATTCTCTATCATGCTTATTGCACCGTCTTGGGGAGGAATGCTAAATGGCCTTCTTACTCTGAGAGGTGCATGGGATAAAGTAAGAGAAAATCCAATTCTGAAATTCTTTGTAGTTGCTATTACCTGTTATGGTATGGCTACTTTTGAAGGGCCTTTATTGGCAACAAAATCATTAAATAAAATTGGTCACTATACCGACTGGGTTATTGGTCACGTACATTTAGGAGCTCTTGGATGGAATGGTTTCATGGCATTCGGAGTAGTATATTATCTGGTTCCGATCATGTGGAGAACGTCTCTTTGGTCTAAAAAACTGGCCAACTGGCACTTCTGGCTGGGAACATTAGGAATTATCTTCTATGCCGTGCCTATGTATATTTCAGGATTCACACAGGGACTGATGTGGAAACAGTTCAATCCGGACGGAACATTATTATGGAAAAACTGGCTGGATACCGTTACCGCGATCATTCCTTACTTTAAAATGAGATTCTTAGGAGGTATTCTCTATCTGTCCGGAGCAATCTTAATGGTCATCAACGTTATCAAAACTGTTAAAGCCGGTTCATTCCAGAAAGAGGTTCCTGCGGAGGCTCCTGCACTGGCCAACATTGGTACTTCAAGAAAAGAAGGTGAAGGAGTACACCTGTGGTTGGAAAGAACCCCTACTCTCCTTTCTATATTAGCTTTTATCACGATAGCAATTGGTGGATTGGTGGAAATTGTTCCGACACTCTCACTGAAGCAAAGTGTTCCGACGATCACGGCAGTAAAACCATATACACCACTGGAACTGGAAGGAAGAGATCTTTATATCCGTGAAGGCTGTAATTCATGCCACTCTCAGATGATCAGACCTTTCCGTGATGAAGTGGTAAGATTTGAAGGAAAAAACGGACAGTATTCCAAAGCCGGAGAATTTATTTATGACAGACCTTTTTTATGGGGATCTAAAAGAACAGGACCGGATCTTCACAGAGAAGGAGGAAGAAACCCAGACTCATGGCACTTCAAACATATGTACAACCCAAGAATTACATCTGCAGGTTCTATCATGCCTCGTTTCCCATGGCTGATCACCAATAAACTGGACCGCGATCAGATGGTGGATAAAATGAAACTGATGAAAAACGCTTTCGATGTTCCTTATACAAAAGCCCAGATAGATTCTGCCAACCAATGGGCAGACAACCAATCAAAAGCAATTGTACAGAGAATCTACTCTGAAGCAACGGATGTAAAAGATCAGATGATAAAAGAAAAAACAGCAAAAGGAACTGCCTATGTGCCGCTTGAACAGAGAGAAATTGTAGCTATGATTGCTTACCTGCAAAGATTAGGTACGGATATTAAAACAACACAGGTACAAACCGCCAGCGTAGAGTAA
- a CDS encoding cbb3-type cytochrome c oxidase N-terminal domain-containing protein, whose translation MKTRTPISVYIAATIGLTIMAFEMFASDSGYFSSPFFWALILIAIILLLIMNSIGDLVENENFNRLSEEEKKQYLAEKNVPYYQKLWNSAFKKQSVTEEKDILIDHGFDGITELDNSLPKWWIGLFWFGCIFCVVYLVAFSFTDYAHPEVEYTKEAKTMLTSIEEYEKTAPQINLESAKYSADNIAEGQELFKTNCVTCHGDGGKGGIGPNLTDTHWINMKEKSLFKNVFWMLENGSPNNPTMRPFIKEGTITGRDAEKIAAYIYHINQETAPITAAQGGAAPQGEEVKWENGNN comes from the coding sequence ATGAAAACGAGAACCCCCATTTCAGTATATATCGCAGCAACGATAGGTTTAACGATCATGGCCTTTGAAATGTTCGCCAGTGATTCAGGATATTTTTCTTCTCCTTTTTTCTGGGCGCTGATATTAATCGCCATTATCCTCCTGCTGATCATGAATTCTATTGGAGATCTGGTGGAAAATGAAAACTTCAACAGATTATCAGAGGAAGAGAAAAAACAATATCTGGCAGAGAAGAATGTGCCTTATTATCAGAAATTATGGAACTCTGCCTTCAAAAAACAATCCGTTACAGAAGAAAAGGATATCCTTATCGACCATGGTTTTGACGGAATTACAGAGCTTGACAACTCGCTCCCAAAATGGTGGATTGGCCTGTTCTGGTTCGGATGTATCTTCTGTGTAGTTTATCTGGTAGCTTTTTCTTTCACAGATTATGCCCATCCGGAAGTGGAATATACCAAAGAAGCAAAAACCATGTTGACTTCTATTGAAGAGTATGAAAAAACAGCTCCTCAGATCAATCTGGAATCCGCAAAGTACAGTGCTGATAATATAGCAGAAGGCCAAGAACTTTTCAAAACGAATTGTGTTACCTGTCATGGAGACGGGGGAAAAGGAGGAATAGGTCCTAACCTTACCGATACGCACTGGATCAACATGAAAGAAAAAAGCCTGTTTAAAAATGTATTCTGGATGCTTGAAAACGGTTCTCCAAACAATCCTACCATGAGACCTTTCATCAAGGAAGGAACTATCACAGGAAGAGATGCCGAAAAAATTGCCGCTTACATTTACCATATCAACCAGGAAACCGCTCCTATTACCGCCGCACAAGGTGGTGCCGCTCCACAGGGAGAAGAGGTGAAATGGGAAAACGGAAACAACTAA